The genomic DNA CCCGCGCAATCCTCGTCCATCATCCTGACGACGGTCACGGATATCGCCGGCTTCTTCTCCTTCCTCGGAATCGCGACCCTGCTGATGTCGATGCTATGAGGACGTCGCGGGAAAAGGGCCGGACGGCTCAGTCGGACAGTGCGATTTTCGACAAAGGCCCCGAAGAACCAGCATCGTCGACACGTCGGGGCCAATCGAACCCACCACAGCCGCCGATCGTCATCGGCGGCGTGGAGGTTCGCGCCGGGACCAGGGCCACGATCGACATGCGCATCACGGACCTTTCGACGCACACCCCGCTGACGGCGCCTGTCCAGGTCATTCACGGTCGAAGAACAGGCCCAAAGCTGTTCGTTTGCGCGGCCCTGCACGGCGACGAGATCAACGGGGTGGAAATCATCCGCCGCCTCTTGCGATTGAGCGCGCTCACGCGACTGCGCGGCACGCTCATCGCGGTGCCGATCGTGAATGTGCCCGGCTTCCTATCGTTGTCGCGCTACTTGCCCGACCGGCGCGATCTCAATCGCAGCTTCCCAGGTTCTCCAAAAGGATCCTTGGCCGGCCGTCTAGCACACCTCTTCCTGGGCGAAATTGTCAAGAATTCGACGCACGGCATTGATCTGCATACCGGCGCGATCCACAGGGACAACTTTCCGCAGGTTCGCGGCAACCTTGACGATCCGGAAACCGAGCGGCTGGCGCGGGCTTTCGGCGTTCCCCTGATGGTCAACACTGGCTTCCGGGAGGGTAGCCTGCGCGAGGCAGCGTCTCGCAGCGGTGTGCCGGTCATCGTCTACGAGGCCGGCGAGGCCTTGCGATTCGCGGAACCCTGCATTCGCGCAGGGGTCAAGGGCATTGTGCGCGTCCTGCGATCACTGGAAATGCTGCCGACGCGAAAAGCGAGAGGAAAGGCGCGCGAGCCGCTCGTCATCCGTTCCAGCAACTGGGTACGGGCGCCTCAGAGCGGGCTGCTGCGCGCCGTCGTCGGTCTCGGCAGTCAGATCAGGCAAGGCGAGCTCCTTGGCGTGATCGCCGACCCTTTCGGCGAGAACGAGATGGCGGTGACAAGCGGCAGCGACGGCGTCGTGATCGGGAGAACCAACCTGCCGCTCGTGCACGAGGGCGATGCGCTCTTTCACATTGCCCATCACGAGGGCACCCAAATCGTCGCTCGCTCGTTGGAAGCCTTCGAACCCGAGGCCGAATACGAGGTCGGGCTGACCTCCGAACTGACCGACGATCCGCCGATCGTTTAGGCTGGCGACTCCGACGACACGACGAGCGGGCCGGAGAAGGGCCTCGAGGTTGCGCGCATGACCGGAGAACCGTCAGTTCAAGAGCAGACCGAAGACGGACTGGCCTTTCGCGTCTATGACCTTGCCACGGGTGACGACGACGCGCGCTTATGCCGCGACATACCCGAAGAACAGTGTCGCGAGCAGCCGAGGAGCTTCCTCTGTCACGTGGCCGCCCAGGCCTTGAGCAAGACGGGCGACGTGCTTGCCGACAGCAAGGTCGTCTTGCCCTGGGTCCTGGGCAGCGTCGGCGCGCCGGCGTTCTTTATCGGTCTCTTGGTTCCGATCCGCGAGTCACTGGCTCTCTTGCCGCAAATCCTCATCGGCGGATTCATTCGCCGCTTCGCCGTGCGAAAGGGATTCTGGATCGCCAGCAGTCTGGTCGAAGGGCTCTGCATCATCCTTGTGGGTTTGGTTGCCTTCATGGGGCTTCGCGGGGCCTCTGCGGGCTGGTCCATCATCGTACTCATCACGGTCTTCAGTCTGGCCCGAGGAGTCGCGTCGATCGCCGCCAAGGACACCTTGGGGAAAACCGTCTCCAAGGGACGCCGCGGCCGCATCAGTGGCTACGCCGCGAGCTTGTCGGGCCTCGTCGCCCTTGCGGTCGGGGCATATCTGGCGATCAGCCCTCAAGGTGAACCGTCCGATAGGCTGCTCTATGCGATCGTCGTGGCCGCCGGCCTCTGTTGGTTTGCCGCGGCGGCCAGCTTCGCCTTGATCAATGAGTATGCGGGCGCGACCGATGGCGGGCGCAGCCTTGGCGATCTCGTTCTCGACCAAGTCAGGCTTCTGATGTCCGACGAAGAGCTTCGCAAGTTCCTCGTCGCCCGCGCCCTCATGATTTCCACCGCTTTGGTCGGCCCCCTCTACGTCACCATCGCACAACGAGAGACCGGCCAATCCCTCGACAGTCTCGGCTGGCTCATGATTGCCTCGGGCTTGGCGAGCGCGTTGAGCTCCGCGTTCTGGGGGGCCTTGTCCGACCGATCGAGCCGTTTGGCCATGGCCATGGCCGCGGCCATGGCAGGCCTTTTGGGCGTCGCCGTGGTCTTCGCCCTGGCTTTAGCCCCCTCCTGGACCGGTTACATCGGATTCTATGCGGCTGTTCTCTTTGTCCTGGGACTCGCTCATTCGGGCGTGCGAATCGGCCGCAAAACCCACGTGGTGGACTTGGCCAGCGGAGATCGTAAGGCCGAGTACGTTGCGCTCAGCAATACGATCATCGGCCTGCTCCTGATCGTGTTCGGAGCCGTGCTAGGCGGGATCATGGCATTCAGCCTTCTGGCCGGAGTCGCCGTGCTGTCCTTGATGGCCCTGTGCGGCGCGGCCGCGGCCCTGACAATGCGTCATGTCCAAGAGTGACCGGCCGAAGCCGGGTCGCCCGGTCGCGCGAGATCAAAAAAAGCACTCTTGTCGAAGAGAAGCGGTCGTTGACCAGAAAGGGGTGCAGCAGCGGCGTCATGATAAGGCCATAGCTGGCCGGGGAGATGAGTCCCACTTGCCCAAAGTCAATGCCGGGCGCGAGGACGTGCTTCAATCAGGCACGACCCGCGAGGGCGCGTATTGACAGGGAGTGTTTTCGAAGGCTGAAATAGCTCCCGTCGGTTCCCGGGAAGCAACGACCGGGACGAAGAGGGAATACGGTGAGGTTCGCCGAGAATGGGGCCGAAGCCGTGGCTGCCCCCGCAACTGTAAGCGGCGAGGTTGGGCCGAAGAGACCACTGGGGTTCGCCCTGGGAAGGCTGGCCGAACCGACGATCCGCGAGCCAGGAGACCTGCCGACGGACGCGACGCCGGGAAACCGGCTTCGCAGACGAACCGGGCGACGGGGTGAGCGTCTGGCGGGTGCCGACCGTTAAGCGTCTCGGTCGACAGTCCGTGGATCTTCCCCCTTCGATTGATCGACGCGGCCGGGTGAGCCCCGGCGAAAGTTTTGTGCGGATCGGAGGAGAACGATGAGCACCGCTACCACAAACACCGCCCAAAGCGCCGCCGTAGCACAGTCGCCACGGCTGATCGCTGTCTTCGCGCTCCTCGCGGGCTTGGCAATTGTCTACGTGACCGGCTTCGCCAACGCCACGACGCTGCACAACGCGGCTCACGACACGCGCCATACGATGGCGTTCCCCTGCCACTAGGGGCGCGAGCATGCTGACCCGACTTGCGAAGTCTGCGCTGGCGGCGGGGATTGTCGCCGGCCTCACGGTGGCGCTGCTCCAGGCGGTGACGACCACGCCACTGATCCTCGAAGCCGAAACCTACGAAGGCGGTCCTCAAGCGGCAGTCACGGGGTGGGGCATC from Kiloniellales bacterium includes the following:
- a CDS encoding succinylglutamate desuccinylase/aspartoacylase family protein is translated as MRITDLSTHTPLTAPVQVIHGRRTGPKLFVCAALHGDEINGVEIIRRLLRLSALTRLRGTLIAVPIVNVPGFLSLSRYLPDRRDLNRSFPGSPKGSLAGRLAHLFLGEIVKNSTHGIDLHTGAIHRDNFPQVRGNLDDPETERLARAFGVPLMVNTGFREGSLREAASRSGVPVIVYEAGEALRFAEPCIRAGVKGIVRVLRSLEMLPTRKARGKAREPLVIRSSNWVRAPQSGLLRAVVGLGSQIRQGELLGVIADPFGENEMAVTSGSDGVVIGRTNLPLVHEGDALFHIAHHEGTQIVARSLEAFEPEAEYEVGLTSELTDDPPIV
- a CDS encoding MFS transporter, which codes for MTGEPSVQEQTEDGLAFRVYDLATGDDDARLCRDIPEEQCREQPRSFLCHVAAQALSKTGDVLADSKVVLPWVLGSVGAPAFFIGLLVPIRESLALLPQILIGGFIRRFAVRKGFWIASSLVEGLCIILVGLVAFMGLRGASAGWSIIVLITVFSLARGVASIAAKDTLGKTVSKGRRGRISGYAASLSGLVALAVGAYLAISPQGEPSDRLLYAIVVAAGLCWFAAAASFALINEYAGATDGGRSLGDLVLDQVRLLMSDEELRKFLVARALMISTALVGPLYVTIAQRETGQSLDSLGWLMIASGLASALSSAFWGALSDRSSRLAMAMAAAMAGLLGVAVVFALALAPSWTGYIGFYAAVLFVLGLAHSGVRIGRKTHVVDLASGDRKAEYVALSNTIIGLLLIVFGAVLGGIMAFSLLAGVAVLSLMALCGAAAALTMRHVQE
- a CDS encoding CbtB-domain containing protein, producing MSTATTNTAQSAAVAQSPRLIAVFALLAGLAIVYVTGFANATTLHNAAHDTRHTMAFPCH